Proteins from one Sabethes cyaneus chromosome 2, idSabCyanKW18_F2, whole genome shotgun sequence genomic window:
- the LOC128735716 gene encoding putative uncharacterized protein DDB_G0271982, translated as MSYQQLTDETFPASLSMDFEILEDEISISPPRILEPDKTNGAAAPSSVAASHLSGSNTSSGNYSFSTENENGSSSSGSSNPPSKFHPTTSKQVITAKDTKKVSSNTLAKPVTGQKKAKSLENLLNNVPPQTSSLKRQKYGHIKSKVKQYIDETTKKRDRQPLLRHKSMPETCIECPAEKNDEIDLETNTDNLKTMLREKTEELDSLKRHLNFCEMQREDNVFTIEALKRKIESMRLEHSKRENERQREREVEKEREKLAIMNTYLRYSNPSLNRIFATVSTQTSPVHVTFNISTFQSDDSIHDLLAESFTATPPTSDRRSTKIIRTSQLSTEPDAEDRPAESSEQEKISPDSATHPEGSPDYLQLLPLSEFSGGTMNTEDTDTAISQDHAEVCQECMARKQNKRKKKSKKIRLASFFCIKKVKD; from the exons ATGTCCTACCAACAACTGACTGACGAAACGTTTCCTGCAAGCCTGTCGATGGATTTCGAGATTCTGGAGGACGAAATTTCTATCAGCCCACCCAGAATACTGGAGCCGGATAAGACGAACGGCGCTGCCG CACCATCCTCCGTTGCTGCTTCACACCTATCCGGGTCCAATACATCTAGCGGAAACTATAGTTTCTCGACGGAAAACGAAAACGGCAGTAGCTCGAGTGGTTCCAGTAATCCCCCTAGCAAGTTTCATCCAACCACTAGTAAACAAGTCATCACTGCAAAGGACACGAAGAAAGTTTCATCTAACACTTTGGCTAAGCCAGTAACCGGTCAAAAAAAAGCGAAGTCACTGGAAAACCTCTTGAATAATGTACCACCTCAAACCAGTTCTCTGAAACGGCAAAAATACGGTCATATTAAAAGTAAGGTAAAACAGTACATTGATGAGACGACTAAGAAACGGGATCGACAGCCTCTCCTGCGGCATAAGTCTATGCCGGAGACCTGCATTGAATGTCCAGCTGAAAAG AACGATGAAATTGACTTGGAAACGAATACGGATAACCTAAAGACAATGCTAAGAGAAAAGACTGAGGAGCTAGACAGCTTGAAACGGCACCTGAACTTCTGCGAGATGCAAAGAGAAGACAACGTTTTTACGATAGAGGCTCTGAAACGGAAAATAGAATCAATGCGCCTTGAACATTCCAAGCGTGAAAATGAACGACAGCGAGAGCGAGAGGTTGAAAAAGAGCGCGAAAAATTAGCAATTATGAATACCTATCTGCGATACAGTAATCCATCATTGAATCGAATATTTGCTACCGTTAGTACCCAAACAAGTCCGGTTCATGTAACATTCAATATCAGCACCTTCCAAAGTGACGACAGTATCCATGACCTTCTAGCGGAAAGTTTTACTGCTACCCCGCCGACATCCGATAGAAGAAGCACCAAAATTATTCGCACTTCGCAGCTGTCAACCGAACCGGATGCTGAGGACAGACCGGCTGAAAGCAGCGAGCAGGAGAAGATCAGTCCAGATTCAGCCACTCATCCGGAGGGTTCACCAGATTATCTCCAGCTGCTGCCACTAAGCGAGTTTTCGGGCGGAACGATGAACACGGAAGACACGGACACTGCTATATCACAGGACCACGCCGAAGTTTGTCAGGAGTGCATGGCCCGAAAGCagaacaaacgaaagaaaaagagtaAGAAGATCAGGCTGGCCAGTTTCTTCTGTATCAAGAAAGTGAAAGACTAA